The following are encoded together in the Syngnathus scovelli strain Florida chromosome 12, RoL_Ssco_1.2, whole genome shotgun sequence genome:
- the rrp12 gene encoding RRP12-like protein, with amino-acid sequence MVKSGKLRSGSGSKLKRWKKGHSSDSNPQTSRHRHAAKSRFFSRPSGQSDLTVDALKLHNELQTGPLEIKTASQKDAFMVDEPDQALSERTSGTFLSGLSDCSNLTFRKVQRFWESNSAAHKEICAVLAAVTEVIRSQGGKETETEYFAALMTTLEAVDSEESQAAVAYLLNLTMKRVPAPVLVSKFSDTTKALMDIISQQASSERSSSLRWILSCLATLLRKQDVTVWTYPSTLQAYHGLLSFTVHSKPKVRKAAHQGVCAVIRGSDFMFAEKAPAHHPAAASTAKFCIKEMEQAGGSREDTTTLHVLGLLKELMSSFPLGPVKSCCEMLLRVMTLSHVLVTASAMQTFHRLFSGKPNASTLSPELNAQIITALYDYLPSENDLQPLLAWLAVMEKAHIHLACLQSSLSLGHMPRLFSAAMSCLLSPHMPVVSAAASMLKTLLTECVGPRMEEIGMVSATASTGNPSYVYKMFRVVEEGLSYRFHASWPFVLQILGCFYKVAGKEAHPVMTKSLQSLADLRATPRFPYSGELDLAVGGAVQSMGPETVLRVVPLNITGYDDDLEFPRSWLVPVIRDHVKNTRLGFFTSYFLPLASTLMQRSEELEQAGQKLEAKVYQILQLQIWTMLPGFCTCPVDLVDSFKGIARILGVAISERPDLRLIVCQALRTLINKSCTTEEEKNEVGRFSKNFLPILFNLYSQKPAEGEPRAYRMAVFETLKFYLTVTELQMINMFLEKAIERLTDTESTEFIRLSMMDLVVAMARFLDQPTMTKIFELIKPYLEVKKPGMQKKAYRVLEEMCAGERDECRSFVTANIETLKVVLLENLKSASSPAKRPRLKCLIHIMKRLDKEHKDFITSLLPEVIICTKETSVGARQSAYTLLVEIGHAFVRFCGNAKEAIQEYLLLMYVGLTGPVTMLTCTVLALTRLVYEYKDFIEASTMGQILHNVCILLASRTREVVKAALSFIKVILFIMEPKTLASHLTVMLEGIGNLTDDAMRHFRAKLKNILTKFIRKFGFDLVKSMLPLGYYKVLVNIRKTEARNKRKKQAVTQQEDSDSEEEAPKANSNSIEDILAGSDSEPSEDEGKAGRKRNGGKQQKGRAWLKEGEEDDPLNFLDPKVSQRVLATNPEKKKSAKAAHDFKVTPDGRLIIKEEDGEDDQTDDAEMKDIQEEAGVKRKKVQKGNLRDDNYDDMDTEPHLKYKAGGSGIHRPLRGSRDFGSEYKSKKGKGDVKKTGKPDPYAYIPLRKAQLNRRKRAKLQGQFKGMVRGAQKGALSGRKMQKSKRRT; translated from the exons ATGGTCAAATCGGGGAAACTTCGATCCGGGTCGGGCTCCAAACTCAAACGATGGAAGAAGGGACACAGCAGCGACTCCAACCCACAGACGAGTCGTCATCGACATGCTGCTAAAAGTCGCTTTTTCAGCCGACCGTCCG GACAAAGTGATCTGACTGTTGATGCACTCAAGCTCCACAATGAGCTGCAGACGGGACCATTGGAAATCAAAACAGCGAGCCAGAAAGATGCGTTCATGGTGGATGAGCCGGATCAGGCACTGTCTGAGAGGACATCAGGCACCTTCCTCAGCGGCCTCTCGGATTGCTCCAACCTGACCTTTAGGAAGGTGCAACGTTTCTGGGAATCCAACTCGGCCGCTCACAAAGAG ATCTGCGCTGTGTTAGCAGCTGTAACGGAGGTGATTCGCAGTCAGGGAGGGAAGGAAACAGAAACGGAATATTTTGCTGCTTTG ATGACCACTCTGGAAGCAGTGGATTCAGAAGAGTCGCAGGCCGCAGTGGCGTATCTGCTCAACCTAACCATGAAAAG GGTCCCTGCCCCAGTGCTCGTGTCCAAATTCTCGGATACCACCAAAGCTTTGATGGACATCATATCCCAGCAGGCCTCGTCTGAAAGATCCTCGTCTCTCAGATGG ATTTTATCGTGCTTGGCCACTCTGTTGAGGAAGCAGGACGTGACTGTGTGGACTTACCCGTCCACTCTTCAGGCGTACCACGGCTTGCTCAGCTTCACCGTGCACAGCAAACCCAAG GTGCGTAAAGCGGCACATCAAGGCGTGTGCGCCGTCATCCGAGGGAGCGACTTCATGTTCGCGGAGAAAGCGCCCGCTCATCACCCTGCTGCCGCGTCCACAGCCAAGTTTTGCATCAAGGAGATGGAGCAGGCGGGAG GAAGCAGAGAGGACACCACCACGCTTCACGTGCTGGGCCTCCTGAAGGAGCTGATGTCGTCGTTCCCGCTCGGGCCTGTCAAGTCGTGTTGTGAAATGTTGCTGCGAGTCATGACGCTCAGCCATGTG CTGGTGACCGCCAGTGCCATGCAGACCTTCCACAGGCTCTTCAGCGGCAAGCCGAACGCCTCAACCCTGTCACCTGAACTCAACGCACAAATAATCACA GCTTTATATGACTACCTGCCTAGTGAGAATGACTTGCAACCTCTTTTGGCCTGGCTCGCCGTCATGGAGAAGGCGCACATCCACTTGGCATG tttgcagaGTTCGCTGAGTCTGGGCCACATGCCTCGCCTCTTTTCGGCCGCCATGTCCTGCTTGTTATCCCCTCACATGCCGGTGGTCTCTGCGGCCGCCAGCATGCTCAAG ACGCTGCTGACCGAGTGCGTGGGTCCACGCATGGAGGAAATTGGAATGGTTTCTGCTACGGCCTCTACAGGAAACCCCTCTTATGTCTACAAAATGTTTCG TGTTGTTGAGGAAGGCTTGTCCTATCGCTTTCATGCCTCCTGGCCTTTTGTTTTGCAAATACTTGGCTGCTTCTACAAAGTTGCGGGGAAAGAAGCGCACCCTGTCATGACCAAG TCTTTGCAGTCACTTGCCGACCTTCGAGCCACTCCTCGGTTCCCGTACAGTGGTGAACTGGATCTGGCAGTAGGGGGCGCTGTTCAGAGCATGGGCCCTGAGACTGTGTTGAGAGTAGTGCCTCTAAACATCACTGGCTACGA CGACGACCTGGAGTTCCCGCGGAGCTGGCTTGTCCCGGTCATTCGCGATCATGTGAAGAACACTCGCCTGGGCTTCTTCACTTCTTATTTCCTTCCTTTGGCCTCCACGCTCATGCAGAGAT CTGAAGAGTTGGAACAAGCGGGTCAGAAACTAGAAGCCAAAGTCTATCAGATCTTACAGCTTCAG attTGGACCATGCTGCCCGGTTTTTGCACATGCCCCGTGGACTTGGTGGATTCCTTTAAAGGTATCGCCCGCATTCTTGGCGTGGCCATCAGCGAACGGCCCGACCTGAGGCTCATCGTCTGCCAAGCCCTGCGCACCCTCATCAATAAGAGCTGCACAACTG aggaggaaaaaaacgaAGTGGGCCGCTTCTCCAAGAACTTCCTGCCTATCCTTTTCAACCTGTACAGCCAGAAGCCTGCCGAAGGAGAGCCTCGAGCATACAGGATGGCCGTCTTTGAAACTCTCAAATTCTACTTGACAGTCACTGAATTGCAG ATGATCAACATGTTTCTGGAAAAGGCCATCGAGAGATTGACTGATACAGAGAGCACTGAGTTCATCCG GTTGTCAATGATGGACCTTGTGGTTGCCATGGCGCGCTTTTTGGATCAGCCAACAATGACAAAGATATTTGAACTCATCAAGCCATATTTGGAG GTTAAGAAACCGGGCATGCAGAAGAAGGCTTACCGCGTGCTGGAGGAGATGTGCGCGGGGGAGAGAGACGAGTGCAGGTCGTTTGTCACGGCCAACATTGAGACTTTAAAGGTGGTCTTGCTGGAGAATCTGAAAAGTGCTTCATCGCCAGCAAAAAGG CCGCGCCTGAAGTGTCTGATCCACATCATGAAAAGACTCGACAAAGAGCACAAAGACTTCATCACCTCGCTTCTGCCAGAG GTGATCATATGCACCAAGGAAACGTCGGTGGGTGCTCGCCAGAGCGCGTACACCCTGCTGGTGGAAATAGGACACGCATTTGTGCGCTTCTGCGGGAACGCTAAAG agGCCATCCAAGAGTATCTGCTGCTCATGTATGTGGGCCTCACGGGGCCCGTCACGATGCTCACCTGCACCGTGTTGGCACTCACACGTCTGGTGTATGAGTATAAAG ACTTCATTGAGGCGTCCACCATGGGGCAGATTCTGCACAACGTGTGCATACTGCTGGCTTCTCGCACCAGAGAagtggtcaaagcggcgctgagcttcatCAAGGTCATCCTTTTCATCATGGAGCCCAAGACGTTGGCGTCGCACCTCACTGTCATG TTGGAGGGCATTGGTAATTTGACCGATGATGCGATGAGACACTTCAGAGCCAAACTCAAGAATATCTTGACCAAGTTCATCAGGAAGTTTGG gtttGACCTGGTGAAGAGTATGCTACCTTTGGGATACTACAAGGTTTTGGTCAACATTCGTAAGACGGAGGCTCGCAATAAGAGAAAGAAACAAGCGGTGACGCAACAGGAAGATTCAGACAGTGAAGAGGAGGCTCCCAAAGCCAACAGTAACAG TATTGAGGACATCTTGGCGGGGTCAGACAGCGAGCCGTCGGAGGATGAAGGAAAGGCTGGGAGGAAGAGAAATGGCGGGAAGCAGCAGAAGGGTCGGGCCTGGCTCAAAGAGGGAGAAGAGGATGATCCGCTCAACTTCTTGGACCCCAAAGTTTCACAAAGAGTGCTTg CCACCAACCCCGAAAAGAAGAAGAGTGCCAAGGCAGCGCACGACTTCAAGGTGACGCCGGACGGGCGGTTGATCATCAAAGAAGAGGATGGCGAGGATGATCAGACAG ATGATGCCGAGATGAAAGATATTCAAGAAGAAGCTGGAGTGAAGAGA aaAAAGGTACAAAAGGGGAACCTTCGAGATGACAACTATGATGATATGGACACAGAGCCACATCTCAAGTATAAAG CTGGTGGTTCGGGCATCCACAGACCGTTGAGAGGCAGCAGAGACTTTGGGTCAGAGTACAAGTCAAAG AAAGGAAAAGGGGATGTCAAGAAGACAGGCAAACCGGACCCTTATGCTTACATCCCTCTTCGGAAGGCCCAGCTCAATCGCAG GAAGCGGGCGAAGCTACAGGGCCAGTTCAAGGGCATGGTAAGAGGTGCCCAGAAGGGGGCGCTGTCAGGGAGAAAAATGCAGAAGAGTAAGAGGAGAACTTGA
- the LOC125978337 gene encoding uncharacterized protein produces the protein MIPPVAAMLLFILGLCWTCSEIYDCPADWLKHRSACYKINWGMRTWSKAEAACILQGGHLLSIWDKAELSWLKSQRQRWHYWTGLYNDTNEWRWTDGSTYYREDWSKLQLNKEFAGPKCVALEYYTNELAVTHCQEMMKFICKFTLDTCICPPCYRPAPLAFPISTTTHSPPTSPTSPPSSPPTSPPTSPPTCPPCASTAPGRTTLPTTLKTTAMPKIISAPEICKISINQSTSCASNDYTCSCLLGVFPNSDGAFQAELNDGLSVNRSIVIRGQAETNAERLIVKLLLGKEDNVTALQLNFHFGNKTIELISRADNNTAQKIANASQHHKFDPGLNFKIVIRCGNNTFNMTLDDKVQLGLEHQLKNLQRIKWLEVWHVLLSSIQLM, from the exons ATGATCCCGCCAGTTGCCGCGATGCTGTTATTCATTCTTGGCCTGTGTTGGACCTGCAGTG AGATCTACGACTGTCCGGCAGACTGGTTGAAGCACAGGAGCGCTTGTTACAAAATAAATTGGGGCATGCGCACGTGGAGTAAAGCTGAAGCCGCTTGCATATTGCAGGGAGGCCATCTGCTGAGCATTTGGGACAAAGCTGAGCTG TCGTGGCTGAAGTCACAGCGTCAAagatggcattactggaccggtTTGTACAACGATACCAATGAATGGAGATGGACCGACGGAAGTACTTACTACCGCGA GGACTGGAGTAAACTTCAGCTAAACAAAGAATTTGCCGGCCCGAAATGCGTTGCGCTGGAGTATTACACCAATGAGTTGGCAGTCACGCACTGTCAGGAAATGATGAAATTCATTTGCAAGTTTACCTTGG ACACATGTATTTGTCCTCCTTGTTATCGTCCTGCTCCTCTTGCCTTTCCAATATCCACCACTACCCACTCTCCTCCGACCTCTCCGACCTCTCCTCCGTCCTCTCCTCCGACCTCTCCTCCGACCTCTCCTCCGACCTGTCCTCCTTGTGCTTCCACGGCCCCTGGTCGCACTACCCTTCCAACTACATTGAAAACCACCGCCATGCCGAAAATCATTTCGGCACCGGAGATCTGCAAaatatcaatcaatcagtccACATCGTGTGCCTCGAATGACTACACGTGCTCGTGCCTGCTCGGCGTGTTTCCCAACTCG GATGGTGCATTCCAAGCTGAACTCAACGACGGTCTCAGTGTGAATCGCAGCATTGTCATCAGAGGACAAGCCGAAACCAATGCAGAGAG GCTCATCGTCAAGCTGCTTCTGGGCAAAGAAGACAACGTGACAGCGCTTCAACTGAATTTCCACTTTGGAAACAAAACCATTGAGCTCATCTCCCGAGCGGACAACAATACTGCCCAAAAGATTGCGAACGCTTCTCAACACCACAAGTTTGAtcccggactcaacttcaag ATTGTCATTCGATGTGGCAACAACACTTTCAATATGACCTTGGATGACAAAGTCCAGCTGGGCTTGGAACATCAACTTAAGAACCTGCAACGCATCAAGTGGCTGGAAGTGTGGCATGTGCTGCTGAGTTCCATCCAGCTGATGTGA